A single window of Salvelinus sp. IW2-2015 unplaced genomic scaffold, ASM291031v2 Un_scaffold2980, whole genome shotgun sequence DNA harbors:
- the LOC112075096 gene encoding paralemmin-3-like — MDEAEKYTQRLQXITEKRRLQEEQERAKREMEEERLRLQQLKESLLRDQWLNGQPLFPHILRASFPAVGLPGPGDGATHRQLRCLYEDQSYVSYTSSGYSLTLVVL; from the exons ATGGACGAGGCAGAGAAGTACACACAGAGACTGCAGGRGATCACT gaGAAGCGTCGTCTGCAGGAGGAACAGGAGAGGGccaagagggagatggaggaggagaggctgaggCTACAGCAGctcaag GAAAGTCTCTTAAGAGACCAGTGGCTGAATGGACAGCCCCTCTTCCCCCACATCCTCAGAGCCTCGTTCCCCGCTGTAGGGCTCCCAGGCCCAGGAGATGGAGCAACGCATAGACAA CTACGGTGTTTGTACGAGGACCAGTCTTATGTCTCATACACCTCTAGTGGTTATAGTCTCACACTCGTAGTGTTATAG